A genomic window from Nocardioides rotundus includes:
- a CDS encoding acVLRF1 family peptidyl-tRNA hydrolase: protein MREVDVPASRVERWVANFADRHGGVELSAEGGELRGSAPDGSRFTARPPLGQEYAGPPAADAFAAAVRPLDDWGVLLVRKGGFAVARMAGDGMAAHKVGRRHVQGRTKAGGQSQQRFARRRGNQAREAYRAAADHAAEILGAGRLLVVTGGDRAAVEEVLADARLARVAVVPPWMAVPDPRRAVLDDVVARAVSARFTVHDTQID from the coding sequence GTGCGCGAGGTCGACGTCCCCGCCTCCCGGGTCGAGCGGTGGGTGGCGAACTTCGCCGACCGGCACGGGGGAGTCGAGCTCTCCGCCGAGGGCGGCGAGCTCCGCGGGAGCGCTCCGGACGGGTCCCGCTTCACCGCACGCCCGCCGCTGGGTCAGGAGTACGCCGGCCCGCCGGCAGCCGACGCGTTCGCGGCCGCCGTACGCCCGCTGGACGACTGGGGAGTGCTGCTGGTGCGCAAGGGCGGCTTCGCCGTCGCGCGGATGGCCGGCGACGGGATGGCCGCGCACAAGGTGGGCCGGCGCCACGTGCAGGGCCGCACCAAGGCGGGCGGTCAGAGCCAGCAGCGCTTCGCCCGGCGCCGGGGCAACCAGGCGCGGGAGGCCTACCGGGCCGCGGCGGACCATGCGGCCGAGATCCTGGGCGCCGGCCGCCTCCTCGTCGTGACAGGGGGCGACCGGGCCGCGGTGGAGGAGGTGCTGGCCGACGCTCGGCTGGCCCGGGTGGCCGTCGTACCCCCGTGGATGGCCGTTCCCGACCCGCGCCGAGCGGTCCTCGACGACGTGGTCGCGCGCGCCGTGTCGGCCCGCTTCACGGTCCACGACACGCAGATCGACTAG
- a CDS encoding NYN domain-containing protein gives MDAAAERSTYLLVDGENIDATLGTSILGHRPQPEQRPRWNALLERVEELWDQPVKGLFFLAVGSDLPASFVQALLAIGYRPVPLSGPGKVVDIGIQRTADALAERDDADVVLVSHDGDFVPQVRELADGRRRVGIIGFTEFVNAGLRQVPGVEFLDLEYDVGAFTSRLPRVRVIPIDEFDPLEFI, from the coding sequence ATGGATGCAGCGGCGGAGCGATCGACGTACCTCCTGGTGGACGGCGAGAACATCGACGCCACGTTGGGTACGTCGATCCTGGGCCACCGGCCCCAGCCCGAGCAGCGGCCCCGGTGGAACGCGCTGCTCGAGCGGGTCGAGGAGCTGTGGGACCAGCCGGTCAAGGGCCTGTTCTTCCTGGCCGTCGGCAGTGACCTGCCCGCCAGCTTCGTCCAGGCGCTGCTGGCGATCGGCTACCGCCCCGTGCCGCTGAGCGGCCCCGGCAAGGTCGTGGACATCGGCATCCAGCGCACCGCCGACGCGCTCGCCGAGCGGGACGACGCCGACGTGGTGCTGGTCAGCCACGACGGCGACTTCGTGCCGCAGGTGCGCGAGCTCGCCGACGGCCGTCGCCGGGTCGGGATCATCGGCTTCACCGAGTTCGTCAACGCGGGGCTGCGCCAGGTGCCGGGCGTGGAGTTCCTCGACCTGGAGTACGACGTCGGCGCGTTCACCAGCCGGCTGCCGCGCGTCCGGGTGATCCCGATCGACGAGTTCGACCCACTCGAGTTCATCTAG
- a CDS encoding ASCH domain-containing protein: MTDQPLRERLRTALLRARKERDATATSALRSALAALDNAEAIPPETMPAAGAIEAAPLGVGASEAARRQLSDDEVAEILRREVAEREEAAAQIDATHPERAGELLSEAAVLATLVPEGTPRSEEIEAFWREAVRHARFDGVPGYVPGSTLAVVPPPSWSFGGTPEQADELLRLVLDGAKTATASALWDYEAEGEPLPEVGGLGIVLDSEGRPRALLATTRVDVVPFDQVTEEHARLEGEGDGSLAHWRSEHERFFGEFAAHDRGFARDMPVVCERFTVLHTA; this comes from the coding sequence ATGACCGACCAGCCACTGCGCGAGCGCCTGCGGACCGCGCTCCTGCGCGCCCGCAAGGAGCGGGACGCCACCGCCACGAGCGCGCTGAGGTCGGCGCTGGCCGCGCTCGACAACGCCGAGGCCATCCCGCCGGAGACGATGCCGGCCGCCGGCGCCATCGAGGCCGCGCCCCTGGGCGTCGGAGCGTCCGAGGCCGCCCGACGACAGCTCAGCGACGACGAGGTCGCAGAGATCCTACGCCGCGAGGTCGCCGAGCGCGAGGAGGCCGCGGCCCAGATCGACGCGACCCATCCGGAACGGGCCGGAGAGCTGCTCAGCGAGGCGGCCGTCCTGGCGACGCTGGTGCCGGAGGGGACGCCGCGGAGCGAGGAGATCGAGGCCTTCTGGCGCGAGGCGGTGCGCCACGCGCGCTTCGACGGGGTGCCCGGCTACGTGCCCGGGTCGACGCTGGCCGTCGTACCCCCTCCGTCGTGGTCCTTCGGCGGCACACCCGAGCAGGCCGACGAGCTGCTGCGGCTCGTCCTGGATGGCGCGAAGACGGCGACCGCCTCGGCGCTGTGGGACTACGAGGCCGAGGGGGAGCCGCTGCCGGAGGTCGGCGGTCTCGGGATCGTCCTGGACTCCGAGGGGCGGCCGCGGGCGCTGCTGGCGACGACGCGGGTCGACGTGGTGCCGTTCGACCAGGTCACCGAGGAGCACGCCCGGCTGGAGGGCGAGGGCGACGGATCGCTGGCCCACTGGCGGTCCGAGCACGAGCGGTTCTTCGGCGAGTTCGCCGCCCACGACCGCGGCTTCGCGCGCGACATGCCGGTCGTGTGCGAGCGCTTCACCGTCCTCCACACGGCCTGA
- a CDS encoding LLM class flavin-dependent oxidoreductase: MKKIGFLNFGHWSEAPGSQVRTASDALLQSIDLSVAAEELGADGAYFRVHHFARQLASPFPLLAAIGAKTSRIEIGTGVIDMR, translated from the coding sequence ATGAAGAAGATCGGATTCCTCAACTTCGGACACTGGTCGGAGGCGCCGGGCTCGCAGGTCCGCACCGCGTCCGACGCCCTGCTCCAGTCGATCGACCTCTCGGTCGCCGCGGAGGAGCTCGGCGCGGACGGGGCGTACTTCCGCGTCCACCACTTCGCCCGCCAGCTGGCCTCCCCCTTCCCGCTGCTCGCCGCCATCGGGGCGAAGACCAGCCGGATCGAGATCGGCACCGGCGTCATCGACATGCGCTAG
- a CDS encoding heavy metal translocating P-type ATPase: protein MSAACGCDEPETRVGEEAEEERERPWWRDRGIMVPVFSGVAFGTGLVLEWTGAEIPALVAFWIGLLLGASTFTPGAIRKLFTGKLGIGLLMTISAVGAVILGYVEEAAALAFLYSIAEALEDKAMDRARGGLRALLKLVPETATIRQDGAPVEVAAKDLAVGQLMLVRPGERIATDGIVRTGRSSLDTSAITGESIPVEVEPGDAVSAGAINTAGALEVETTAAGTDNSLTTIVELVEQAQAEKGDRARLADRIARPLVPGVLILAALVAIIGSLLGDPELWITRALVVLVAASPCALAISVPLTVVAAIGSASRFGVIIKSGAVFERFGVIRHVAVDKTGTLTRNEPAVTAVLTADGVTEAQALAWAASLEQHSTHPLAAAITAAAPGAPAALEVTEQAGHGIEGTLDGARVTVGSPRWLDAGTLKDQVAGLEEQGMTVVIVHRDDVPVAAIGVRDELRPEVPEVVRTLAAQGVGMTMLTGDNARTARALAAQAGIEDVRAELRPEDKAAAISGLGRHGSVAMIGDGINDAPALAAADIGIAMGATGSDAAIESADVAFTGHDLRLLPRAFDHARRGRHIINQNIILSLLIITALLPLALFGVLGLAAVVLVHEIAEVIVILNGLRAARTRK, encoded by the coding sequence GTGAGCGCGGCGTGCGGCTGCGACGAGCCGGAGACCCGGGTCGGCGAGGAGGCCGAGGAGGAGCGGGAGCGTCCGTGGTGGCGTGACCGCGGGATCATGGTCCCGGTGTTCTCCGGCGTAGCGTTCGGCACGGGCCTGGTCCTGGAATGGACGGGTGCGGAGATCCCGGCGCTGGTGGCGTTCTGGATCGGCCTGCTGCTGGGTGCGTCGACGTTCACGCCCGGCGCGATCCGCAAGCTGTTCACGGGCAAGCTGGGCATCGGGCTGCTGATGACGATCAGCGCGGTCGGCGCGGTCATCCTCGGCTACGTCGAGGAGGCCGCGGCGCTGGCGTTCCTGTACTCCATCGCCGAAGCGCTGGAGGACAAGGCCATGGACCGCGCCCGCGGCGGGCTGCGGGCGCTGCTCAAGCTGGTCCCGGAGACCGCGACCATCCGGCAGGACGGCGCGCCCGTGGAGGTCGCCGCGAAGGATCTGGCCGTTGGTCAGCTGATGCTCGTGCGTCCGGGTGAGCGGATCGCGACCGACGGGATCGTCCGGACGGGCCGGTCGAGCCTGGACACCTCGGCGATCACCGGGGAGTCGATCCCGGTGGAGGTCGAGCCCGGCGACGCGGTGTCGGCCGGGGCGATCAACACCGCCGGTGCCCTGGAGGTCGAGACGACCGCAGCGGGCACCGACAACTCGCTGACCACGATCGTGGAGCTGGTGGAGCAGGCGCAGGCCGAGAAGGGCGACCGTGCCCGCCTGGCCGACCGCATCGCCCGGCCGCTCGTGCCCGGCGTGCTGATCCTCGCCGCCCTCGTCGCGATCATCGGCTCGCTGCTGGGCGACCCGGAGCTGTGGATCACCCGAGCCCTCGTGGTGCTCGTCGCCGCGTCGCCGTGCGCGCTGGCGATCTCCGTCCCGCTGACCGTCGTCGCCGCGATCGGCTCGGCGAGCAGATTCGGCGTGATCATCAAGTCCGGTGCCGTGTTCGAGCGGTTCGGCGTGATCCGCCACGTCGCCGTCGACAAGACCGGCACCCTCACCCGCAACGAGCCCGCCGTCACCGCCGTCCTCACCGCCGACGGCGTGACCGAGGCGCAGGCCCTGGCCTGGGCGGCATCCCTGGAGCAGCACAGCACCCACCCGCTGGCCGCCGCGATCACCGCCGCCGCACCCGGAGCCCCCGCCGCCCTGGAGGTCACCGAGCAGGCCGGGCACGGCATCGAGGGCACCCTCGACGGGGCCCGGGTCACCGTCGGCAGCCCCCGCTGGCTGGACGCCGGGACGCTCAAGGACCAGGTCGCCGGCCTGGAGGAGCAGGGCATGACCGTCGTGATCGTGCACCGCGACGACGTCCCGGTCGCCGCGATCGGCGTCCGCGACGAGCTGCGACCCGAAGTCCCCGAGGTGGTCCGCACCCTCGCCGCCCAGGGCGTCGGGATGACCATGCTCACCGGCGACAACGCCCGCACCGCCCGGGCGCTGGCCGCGCAGGCCGGGATCGAGGACGTGCGCGCCGAGCTGCGCCCGGAGGACAAGGCGGCCGCGATCAGCGGACTGGGCAGGCACGGCTCGGTCGCGATGATCGGCGACGGCATCAACGACGCCCCCGCCCTGGCCGCCGCGGACATCGGCATCGCGATGGGCGCGACCGGCTCCGACGCCGCGATCGAGTCCGCCGACGTCGCCTTCACCGGCCACGACCTGCGGCTCCTCCCGCGGGCGTTCGACCACGCCCGTCGCGGTCGGCACATCATCAATCAGAACATCATCCTGTCGCTGCTGATCATCACCGCCCTGTTGCCGCTGGCCCTGTTCGGCGTGCTGGGGCTGGCCGCGGTGGTGCTGGTGCACGAGATCGCCGAGGTGATAGTGATCCTCAACGGTCTCCGCGCTGCCCGGACGAGGAAGTAG
- the cmtR gene encoding Cd(II)/Pb(II)-sensing metalloregulatory transcriptional regulator CmtR codes for MLTIASRLDVVNRLGRAMADPTRSRILMTLLDGPSYPAVLSRELELTRSNVSNHLTCLRDCGIVVAEPEGRQTRYEIADPHLAAALTALVDVTLAVDEHAPCVDAECTVPGCCGTGAGA; via the coding sequence ATGCTGACCATTGCTTCTCGCCTCGACGTCGTGAACCGGCTCGGCCGGGCCATGGCGGACCCGACGCGCTCCCGGATCCTGATGACCCTGTTGGACGGGCCGAGCTACCCGGCCGTGCTCTCGCGCGAGCTGGAGCTGACGCGCTCCAACGTGTCGAACCACCTGACCTGTCTTCGCGACTGCGGGATCGTAGTCGCCGAGCCCGAGGGTCGGCAGACGCGCTACGAGATCGCCGACCCGCACCTCGCGGCGGCGCTCACGGCGCTGGTGGACGTGACGCTGGCCGTGGACGAGCACGCGCCGTGCGTGGACGCCGAGTGCACGGTGCCGGGCTGCTGTGGGACGGGAGCGGGCGCGTGA
- a CDS encoding relaxase/mobilization nuclease domain-containing protein produces MSTTHYSPSTSAADTERYIRGKEDERGVAVTCDVPGGPGAFSARARALTQHTKRDVEALHYRQSFSDEEFDPKSPEDVQRVNDLGYLLAKRMHPDSDCLVLTHVDGRGRKPHNHILVINHNNRTGKALSDYRTFHDRKAGNQRGVQSANDELMREHGLSVVKRLEHAPKDWELRREDFAEGGLDREMGDRMRAALADPRAVDKAGLEAVIEEQNQRLGDDERVPRMRLHTAVSKRGKNVGKETWTLYIEDRRGESGRAERRKRTSALSADFTPEGAQAFFDYHQQQKEQDHERSARSIEAAERAGRAAAAARQSGDDGGVDLDPRRRRGAECEARPAGRAAEEARGVREGHGRGDDEAAGADHGPAVDLLALQRRVREDREYREQAERDREHARRIRAESRRREAEERLAELDRRSAEESHSYDRSM; encoded by the coding sequence ATGAGCACCACGCACTACAGCCCGAGCACGAGCGCCGCGGACACGGAGCGCTACATCCGGGGCAAGGAGGACGAGCGCGGGGTCGCGGTCACGTGCGACGTGCCGGGAGGCCCGGGAGCGTTCTCGGCGCGCGCCCGCGCGCTCACGCAGCACACGAAGCGCGACGTCGAGGCGCTGCACTACAGGCAGAGCTTCAGCGATGAGGAGTTCGACCCGAAGAGCCCGGAGGACGTGCAGCGGGTGAATGATCTGGGCTACCTGCTGGCGAAGAGGATGCACCCGGATTCGGACTGCCTCGTCTTGACGCATGTGGATGGACGTGGCCGCAAGCCGCACAACCACATCTTGGTCATCAACCACAACAACCGGACCGGGAAGGCGCTCAGCGACTACCGCACGTTCCACGACCGCAAGGCCGGGAACCAGCGGGGCGTGCAGTCGGCGAACGACGAGCTGATGCGCGAGCACGGCCTCTCGGTCGTGAAGCGGCTGGAGCACGCGCCGAAGGACTGGGAGCTGCGCCGCGAGGACTTCGCTGAGGGTGGGCTCGACCGTGAGATGGGCGACCGTATGAGAGCAGCCCTGGCCGATCCCCGCGCGGTGGATAAGGCCGGTCTCGAAGCGGTGATCGAGGAGCAGAACCAGCGGCTCGGCGACGACGAGCGGGTGCCGCGGATGCGCCTGCACACCGCCGTCAGCAAGCGGGGCAAGAACGTCGGCAAGGAGACGTGGACGCTCTACATCGAGGACCGCCGCGGCGAGTCCGGGCGCGCCGAGCGCCGCAAGCGCACGAGCGCCCTCTCTGCGGACTTCACCCCGGAGGGCGCGCAGGCGTTCTTCGACTACCACCAGCAGCAGAAGGAGCAGGACCATGAGCGCAGCGCTCGATCGATTGAAGCAGCAGAACGCGCAGGACGAGCAGCGGCAGCAGCTCGGCAGTCCGGAGACGATGGAGGCGTTGACCTCGATCCTCGCCGCCGTCGAGGCGCAGAATGCGAGGCTCGACCGGCTGGCCGAGCAGCAGAAGAAGCTCGCGGGGTTCGTGAAGGTCATGGACGAGGAGACGACGAGGCGGCTGGAGCGGATCACGGCCCCGCCGTCGACCTCCTCGCCCTCCAGCGACGTGTCCGAGAGGATCGCGAGTATCGCGAGCAGGCAGAGCGAGATCGCGAGCACGCTCGGCGAATTCGCGCAGAGTCTCGACGGCGAGAAGCTGAAGAGCGCCTCGCAGAGCTTGATCGTCGAAGCGCAGAGGAATCACACAGTTACGACCGCAGCATGTGA